In the genome of Neodiprion pinetum isolate iyNeoPine1 chromosome 2, iyNeoPine1.2, whole genome shotgun sequence, one region contains:
- the LOC124211292 gene encoding hemolymph lipopolysaccharide-binding protein-like gives MAVILFLIQVLPCITLILAQPQYPNVNINILYQPYESGQSFSFFVLSFSDAAYNANLPASPPCLLRGQSVTKRDDYTYTSGIGGYKVHTRAVLWNEARITCEEEGGHLAILNSAAEANAVTQLYKKSPAIIGSPLPEYVGIGFHDLYREGQYVTIHGQTLAEAGFTQWRAREPNNSYRGKPENCGALGKTGGLNDISCNIPIGFVCELPTY, from the exons ATGGCGGTCATCCTTTTTTTGATTCAAGTATTGCCTTGTATCACATTGATACTGGCGCAGCCGCAATATCCTAACGTCAATATAAACATTTTGTATCAACCATACG AAAGTGGCCAATCGTTCAGCTTCTTCGTACTGTCATTTTCAGACGCAGCTTATAACGCGAATCTGCCCGCATCGCCGCCGTGTTTACTGCGAGGCCAATCAGTCACCAAAAGAGATGACTACAC GTACACGTCGGGTATCGGTGGCTACAAAGTTCACACGCGAGCGGTTCTATGGAACGAAGCTCGAATCACTTGCGAAGAGGAAGGCGGGCACTTGGCTATCCTTAACTCCGCAGCCGAAGCAAATGCGGTAACTCAGCTGTACAAGAAGTCGCCGGCTATCATTGGATCACCTCTACCAGAATATGTTGGCATTGGATTTCACGACCTTTATCGTGAAGGTCAATACGTTACAATTCACGGTCAGACGTTGGCGGAAGCTGGATTCACACAATGGCGGGCTCGAGAACCAAACAATTCGTACAGAGGCAAGCCGGAAAATTGCGGAGCCTTGGGCAAAACTGGGGGACTTAATGATATTAGTTGCAATATTCCAATTGGTTTTGTGTGCGAGCTGCCAACGTATTGA
- the LOC124211776 gene encoding hemolymph lipopolysaccharide-binding protein-like isoform X1: MAIIFVALQISLCITLTMTQQPASTKPVVAWLYQPTITVYVSNPLNMSLTPHQGRNQSIATRSDYTYVPGFGAYKVHPRAASWNKGRKTCEAEGGHLVILNSRAEANKVGELFKKAEQVTGTLYPELFSVGIHDFYEEGHFVTIHGQTLEKAGFNEWADGEPNNFSDESCGAMYHDARLLDVNCGILYGFVCELPIN, translated from the exons ATGGCGATCATCTTCGTTGCACTCCAAATATCGTTGTGTATTACACTGACGATGACACAACAACCTGCATCAACTAAACCTGTTGTAGCCTGGCTTTATCAACCGACAATCA CAGTTTATGTCTCGAATCCGCTTAACATGTCGCTGACACCCCACCAGGGACGGAATCAGTCGATTGCCACCAGAAGTGACTATAC GTACGTTCCGGGATTTGGTGCCTACAAAGTTCACCCGCGAGCGGCTTCATGGAACAAGGGTCGGAAGACTTGCGAGGCGGAGGGCGGTCATTTAGTCATCCTTAACTCCCGCGCCGAGGCGAATAAAGTTGGTGAGCTTTTTAAAAAAGCGGAGCAAGTTACTGGGACTCTTTACCCAGAATTGTTCAGCGTTGGAATTCATGATTTTTACGAAGAGGGCCACTTTGTAACTATCCACGGTCAGACTTTGGAGAAGGCTGGCTTCAATGAATGGGCGGACGGCGAGCCCAACAACTTTAGCGATGAAAGTTGCGGAGCGATGTACCATGATGCTCGACTCCTCGACGTTAATTGTGGTATTCTATACGGCTTCGTATGTGAGCTgccgataaattga
- the LOC124211776 gene encoding hemolymph lipopolysaccharide-binding protein-like isoform X2, translated as MAIIFVALQISLCITLTMTQQPASTKPVVAWLYQPTIIYVSNPLNMSLTPHQGRNQSIATRSDYTYVPGFGAYKVHPRAASWNKGRKTCEAEGGHLVILNSRAEANKVGELFKKAEQVTGTLYPELFSVGIHDFYEEGHFVTIHGQTLEKAGFNEWADGEPNNFSDESCGAMYHDARLLDVNCGILYGFVCELPIN; from the exons ATGGCGATCATCTTCGTTGCACTCCAAATATCGTTGTGTATTACACTGACGATGACACAACAACCTGCATCAACTAAACCTGTTGTAGCCTGGCTTTATCAACCGACAATCA TTTATGTCTCGAATCCGCTTAACATGTCGCTGACACCCCACCAGGGACGGAATCAGTCGATTGCCACCAGAAGTGACTATAC GTACGTTCCGGGATTTGGTGCCTACAAAGTTCACCCGCGAGCGGCTTCATGGAACAAGGGTCGGAAGACTTGCGAGGCGGAGGGCGGTCATTTAGTCATCCTTAACTCCCGCGCCGAGGCGAATAAAGTTGGTGAGCTTTTTAAAAAAGCGGAGCAAGTTACTGGGACTCTTTACCCAGAATTGTTCAGCGTTGGAATTCATGATTTTTACGAAGAGGGCCACTTTGTAACTATCCACGGTCAGACTTTGGAGAAGGCTGGCTTCAATGAATGGGCGGACGGCGAGCCCAACAACTTTAGCGATGAAAGTTGCGGAGCGATGTACCATGATGCTCGACTCCTCGACGTTAATTGTGGTATTCTATACGGCTTCGTATGTGAGCTgccgataaattga
- the LOC124212308 gene encoding uncharacterized protein: MASIVVIGAIFLALAATVKQLQVDATTNGVLLVAIPLQTANDTAPCLVRGQSSSKKRDDYTYVHGLGGYKLHTRATTWVEARLICQEEGGHLAVINSVAEADAVSLVFKKAERITGSEYPYDAFIGFHDLYREGEYVTIHGESLEKAGYDLWYTNQPNNLNNNQNCGGIHDNGRLNDLPCKGQLFGFICEVPAARDTVHSIAACYLKWSDYKSHHTVSRFVFCSRSHTSRKNTMSSALPLLVFGQAYFLTPAFNAGAVAPNFASIPTNDLTKRDDYTYTPGIGAHKVHTQAVSWSDAWAKCRDEGAHLAIINSQAESKLVVELLAKAGSVIGSNDPNYAHIGFHDMYKKNQWVTIEGQSLFEAGFSEWHQGEPNNKDGNERCGSIDARDGKFNDQNCASKITNFVCELRQTSLPRTIGY, encoded by the exons ATGGCAAGTATTGTTGTAATTGGAGCCATATTCCTCGCACTGGCGGCAACGGTGAAACAATTACAGGTGGATGCCACGACTAACGGAGTCCTATTGGTTGCCATACCTT TGCAGACTGCAAATGACACAGCCCCTTGTCTGGTACGCGGTCAATCATCATCCAAGAAACGGGACGACTACAC GTACGTACACGGTTTGGGTGGCTACAAGCTTCATACGCGAGCAACAACTTGGGTTGAGGCACGGCTAATCTGTCAAGAAGAAGGCGGTCACTTGGCCGTCATTAACAGCGTCGCTGAAGCAGATGCCGTCTCTCTGGTCTTTAAAAAAGCAGAGCGGATTACGGGCTCAGAATATCCGTACGATGCGTTCATTGGTTTTCACGACCTTTACCGGGAGGGTGAGTACGTAACTATTCACGGAGAGTCGTTGGAAAAGGCTGGATACGACCTCTGGTACACTAATCAACCCaacaatttgaataataatcaaaattgtGGAGGGATACACGATAATGGACGTCTCAATGACCTCCCGTGCAAAGGTCAACTATTTGGGTTTATATGCGAAGTTCCGGCGGCTCGAGATACAGTCCACAGCATTGCAGCAT GTTATTTAAAATGGTCTGATTACAAGTCTCATCATACCGTCTCTCGTTTCGTCTTCTGCAGTCGATCGCATACCTCAAGAAAGAACACAATGTCGTCCGCGCTACCGTTGTTAGTTTTTGGGCAAGCGTATTTCCTCACCCCAGCGTTTAACGCTGGAGCAGTAGCACCTAATTTCGCCTCGATACCAACCAACGATCTCACTAAGCGGGATGACTATAC CTACACGCCGGGAATCGGTGCTCATAAGGTTCACACTCAAGCGGTTTCTTGGTCCGACGCTTGGGCGAAATGTCGAGACGAGGGAGCCCATTTAGCCATCATCAATTCTCAGGCTGAATCGAAACTCGTTGTTGAACTTCTGGCAAAAGCGGGTTCTGTGATAGGTAGCAATGACCCGAACTATGCTCACATTGGTTTTCATGATATGTACAAGAAAAACCAGTGGGTGACGATCGAAGGTCAATCCCTGTTTGAGGCAGGATTCAGCGAATGGCACCAGGGCGAACCTAACAACAAGGATGGAAATGAGCGTTGTGGATCGATCGACGCAAGAGACGGTAAATTCAACGACCAAAATTGCGCCTCTAAGATTACCAACTTCGTTTGCGAGTTACGCCAAACTTCGCTACCTCGCACTATCggatattga
- the LOC124211285 gene encoding obg-like ATPase 1 codes for MAPKKVEEPEKKPLIGRVGTNLKVGIVGIPNVGKSTFFNVLTKSQAAAENFPFCTIDPNESRVPVPDARFDYLCEYFKPPSKVPGFLNVVDIAGLVKGAAEGQGLGNAFLSHISACDAIFHLCRAFEDDDVTHIEGEVNPVRDLEIISEELRLKDVEFLNAHLEKLEKLVVRGNDKKLKPEYDTLLKVKSILVDEKKHIRFADWSANDIEVLNKYLFLTSKPVIYLVNLSEKDYIRKKNKWLIKIKEWVDKNDPGSALIPFSGVFENKIFDMEDEERAKYFEEHKATSALDKIIVQGYKALQLQYFFTAGHDEVKAWTIPKGAKAPQAAGRIHTDFEKGFIMAEVMKFDDFKNEGSEAAVKAAGKYRQQGRNYVVEDGDIIFFKFNAGAGLKDAKKK; via the exons ATGGCACCGAAGAAGGTTGAGGAACCGGAAAAGAAGCCGTTGATCGGCCGCGTCGGCACCAATCTCAAGGTCGGCATAGTCGGGATACCCAATGTCGGGAAGTCTACCTTCTTCAACGTTCTTACCAAGAGTCAAGCCGCCGCTGAAAACTTCCCATTCTGCACGATTGacccaaatgaaa GTCGTGTACCGGTTCCGGATGCGCGTTTCGACTACTTGTGCGAGTACTTCAAGCCTCCGAG CAAGGTTCCGGGGTTCCTCAACGTCGTCGACATCGCCGGACTAGTTAAGGGCGCCGCCGAAGGCCAGGGGCTCGGAAATGCCTTTCTGTCCCACATCAGCGCCTGTGACGCCATATTTCATCTTTGTC GAGCCTTCGAGGACGATGACGTAACCCACATCGAAGGCGAGGTCAACCCTGTCAGAGATCTTGAGATCATCAGCGAGGAACTCAGGCTCAAGGACGTCGAGTTCCTCAATGCCCATCTCGAGAAACTTGAGAAATTGGTTGTTCGGGGTAACGACAAGAAACTGAAGCCCGAATAC GATACCCTCCTTAAGGTCAAATCCATTCTGGTTGACGAGAAAAAGCACATCAGATTTGCCGATTGGAGTGCAAATGAC ATTGAAGTGCTGAACAAGTATCTCTTCCTAACGTCGAAGCCGGTAATCTACCTGGTGAACCTGTCCGAAAAGGATTACATCCGCAAGAAGAACAAGTG GCTAATCAAGATCAAAGAATGGGTCGATAAAAACGACCCCGGTTCCGCTCTGATCCCGTTCAGCGGTGTGTTCGAGAACAAGATCTTTGACATGGAGGATGAGGAGCGCGCCAAGTACTTCGAGGAGCACAAAGCAACCAG TGCGTTGGACAAGATTATCGTTCAAGGATACAAGGCGTTGCAGCTTCAGTATTTCTTCACCGCTGGTCACGACGAAGTCAAGGCTTGGACAATCCCG AAAGGAGCGAAAGCGCCACAAGCTGCCGGAAGAATTCACACGGATTTCGAAAAAGGTTTCATCATGGCTGAGGTAATGAAGTTTGACGACTTCAAAAACGAGGGATCGGAAGCCGCGGTCAAG GCGGCTGGAAAGTACAGGCAACAGGGTCGAAACTACGTCGTAGAAGACGGGGACATAATCTTCTTCAAGTTTAATGCGGGCGCGGGGCTGAAAGACGCCAAGAAGAAGTGA